A window from Entomoplasma freundtii encodes these proteins:
- a CDS encoding flavoprotein, translated as MQPSKKLKKTKIIVGVTGGIAAYKIPDLVRKLQVNYDVQVIMTKSAQDFVTPTTLSVLSGKNVALSLDVDNGLIPHISLLQDVKLVLIAPMTANFGAKLAHGFADDLLSTLLLKLNCEVPVILCPSMNTQMFLNVATQENLKTLKNRGYEFIEPRTSLLACGEYGTGAMPEITTIQATIDAFLGKSSTNK; from the coding sequence ATGCAACCATCAAAAAAATTAAAAAAAACAAAAATTATTGTCGGTGTTACTGGAGGCATTGCCGCCTATAAAATACCTGACTTAGTTCGTAAACTTCAAGTTAATTATGATGTTCAAGTGATTATGACAAAGTCTGCCCAAGATTTTGTGACCCCCACGACATTAAGTGTGTTGTCCGGAAAAAACGTCGCGTTGAGTTTAGATGTGGATAATGGTTTAATTCCTCACATTAGCCTCTTGCAGGACGTTAAACTAGTCCTTATCGCTCCCATGACGGCGAATTTCGGCGCTAAATTAGCCCATGGTTTCGCTGACGACCTTTTGAGCACCCTTCTCTTAAAATTGAATTGTGAAGTTCCAGTGATTCTTTGCCCAAGTATGAATACGCAAATGTTTCTTAATGTAGCTACTCAAGAAAATCTCAAAACCTTGAAAAACCGCGGTTATGAATTTATTGAACCCCGCACCAGTTTATTGGCTTGTGGTGAATATGGTACGGGGGCAATGCCTGAAATTACGACTATTCAGGCAACGATTGACGCCTTTTTGGGTAAGAGTTCCACCAATAAATAA
- a CDS encoding ABC transporter permease: MLKNSFKNALRKKSQLVGLSVLVALLAMVLSLLTSINARVLRSDDLMKNASNLHNVVLQMDPYDRVPNDAGGEGEFNQESYEYGQIKSFADSVIPANNVAAQQYIIDELQSDYYRQQSDLQFYWSRTEGRQFSQVFNKGNNLTIKVLTKTTLQNDIPNQAVDKLLIFDGRDLENDRDVVVDAVFAEKNRLKLGDIVRIQKDNYGDQLLVGSPLNKDTSKQPDLEVLEKDVKQMEKEGLKKSDGVYAQKYEKAYDWYQIVGFGGSADFTMPVIDQNSPVPNRYKEALFYIKPDAFGLSPVKFDNGKTYYNYDSSNGRLTITSNSEWESFYSLKMVNGKTPDEDQMAQLNNDFNKLLGPSIQPKTYLYALGDKNYRYANRTDALVKVINLYNISTSILEILIAVVVFYSLGLIIRKQIDKSRGQIGVLKASGYGNGIIMFNFVMTPFFASFIGGIVGFALGGGLSSILVNEFMDYFILDYGQAFFSWPWFLLTIFGLWFILTAIALLITAIVLRKSPLDLVQGNRKVKLSKHDMAVKARFADHTTGQKVRLALFLDAKGKMSVVGGVVLLATIMFTVSFAAPSLLRRNEKMTYSGVNYKQVVEYNESIYNNPLTFYKTFNDSAPEDGFDNTFKYSVAKDSFSALPLLPSTSSTSQYGKYDLDKIIQAYYQNQMSSHYYSLELSRLAQSSKTAPLPNITLVNMKFLSGQNIASSTEYYRFMSKYGMPGGGLSIITETILKQWPDYVALNGKLGAKTNDPINNFKALQSFYAKLTNSIGLSITNTYYDTSNTTDAPWWNMTDDQKIASFNEGGQSKNPATNLQTVWTNTQKEQKSNWNSKLWDNLTIPEDFGFTNNEYGVGAFRILPPQAVKPSEYLEDYYLTVKAEDLSEADLNTILSKFVIWYGSLVSNRPDQGIVQAAYSRPPYFVQQFLKEAYQNETTYNQSFGVVSYNPELEQTGTLMRVRDQKGSSFKIYGTKENNPYMNLFDKKNNNLLKKLYESNIDQSLVINKSLAKRLKLKVGDSIPLTVLQKELKANGETVNMNQWNLGKQRNVGDDDGKFTQINNLSNNDVSLSVGGKKLKLFPGLLSPNDPAPYYEAILNNTLVNEDLETNLDFKVVGIHEGYGESQAWMKEAEVKKILQLDKMDDYNWKNFFSWQWGSTFASDWKINGETISGDPNLDLTNGKLDYQDFLTQYVKSDKADKRKKGRIINQIFHNAFPIFNYKYSNKDDIGDLKSIVATYQPYGDYSPIAMQGITANGTNVTKSYDGMGEGAMNNIIPTATSKAILAQISDLVMLILILAIVAILLIAFVIILLTTSLIIDDNSRFIATLKVLGYSNPYIVKTVLGMYFVLIAVVYIVGFIIGWFVYAAIINSLVASIVLPIYFPIWLPFAVAGGIIGVYGITIAVGFNSISKTNPIFLLQTNAL; encoded by the coding sequence ATGCTTAAAAACTCCTTTAAAAATGCTTTACGAAAAAAATCTCAACTTGTTGGGTTATCAGTTCTCGTGGCACTTTTGGCAATGGTGCTTTCATTATTAACATCAATTAATGCTCGGGTACTCCGCAGTGATGATTTAATGAAAAATGCCTCTAATCTTCATAATGTGGTTCTCCAAATGGATCCCTATGACCGCGTTCCTAATGACGCTGGAGGTGAAGGCGAATTTAATCAAGAAAGTTATGAATACGGACAAATAAAGTCTTTCGCCGATAGTGTTATTCCGGCTAATAATGTAGCCGCTCAACAATATATTATTGATGAGTTGCAAAGTGATTATTACCGTCAACAATCAGATTTGCAGTTCTATTGATCGCGTACAGAGGGGCGACAATTTAGCCAAGTTTTTAATAAAGGTAATAATTTAACAATTAAAGTTTTAACTAAAACAACACTTCAAAATGACATTCCTAATCAAGCTGTTGATAAACTTTTAATCTTTGATGGACGCGATTTAGAAAACGATCGTGATGTTGTAGTTGATGCTGTTTTTGCCGAAAAAAACCGTCTTAAATTAGGCGACATCGTTCGAATTCAAAAAGACAATTACGGTGACCAACTATTAGTCGGTTCACCTCTTAATAAAGACACTAGCAAACAACCAGACCTCGAAGTTTTAGAAAAAGATGTCAAACAGATGGAAAAAGAGGGTCTGAAAAAAAGCGATGGGGTTTATGCCCAAAAATATGAAAAAGCCTATGATTGGTATCAAATCGTTGGTTTTGGAGGGTCGGCTGATTTTACCATGCCAGTGATTGACCAAAACTCACCAGTCCCGAATCGTTATAAAGAGGCACTATTCTATATCAAGCCCGATGCTTTTGGTCTTAGCCCAGTCAAGTTTGACAATGGTAAAACATATTATAATTACGACTCAAGTAATGGTCGCTTAACTATCACATCTAATTCTGAATGAGAATCATTCTATTCTTTGAAAATGGTTAATGGTAAAACACCAGATGAAGACCAAATGGCCCAATTAAATAATGATTTTAATAAACTTTTAGGCCCTTCAATTCAACCTAAAACTTACCTTTATGCCTTGGGCGATAAAAATTATCGTTATGCCAACCGTACCGATGCGCTCGTTAAGGTCATTAATCTTTACAACATTAGTACTTCAATTTTGGAAATCCTAATTGCCGTGGTTGTCTTTTACAGCCTTGGTCTAATTATTAGAAAACAAATTGATAAGTCTCGCGGTCAAATTGGTGTTCTCAAGGCTTCTGGCTATGGCAATGGTATCATTATGTTCAACTTTGTGATGACACCTTTCTTTGCCAGTTTTATCGGTGGAATCGTTGGTTTTGCTCTTGGCGGTGGTTTGAGTAGCATCCTTGTAAACGAATTCATGGATTACTTTATTTTGGACTATGGTCAAGCTTTCTTTAGCTGACCATGATTCCTTTTAACCATCTTTGGTCTTTGATTCATTTTAACTGCTATCGCTTTATTAATTACAGCGATTGTTTTACGCAAAAGTCCTCTTGATTTGGTTCAAGGTAATCGTAAAGTCAAGCTCTCAAAACATGATATGGCCGTTAAAGCTCGCTTTGCCGACCACACTACAGGGCAAAAAGTACGCTTGGCCTTGTTCTTAGATGCCAAGGGTAAAATGAGTGTTGTTGGAGGCGTCGTTCTTCTAGCAACAATTATGTTTACTGTTTCTTTTGCAGCCCCAAGTCTATTACGTCGTAATGAAAAAATGACTTATTCAGGAGTGAATTATAAACAAGTCGTAGAATATAACGAATCAATTTATAATAACCCTTTGACCTTTTATAAAACCTTTAATGATTCAGCCCCGGAAGATGGTTTCGATAATACTTTTAAGTATTCAGTAGCCAAAGACTCTTTCTCTGCATTACCACTTTTGCCTAGTACTTCTTCAACTAGTCAATATGGCAAATATGATTTAGATAAAATTATCCAAGCCTACTATCAAAATCAAATGTCAAGTCATTATTATTCATTAGAGCTTAGCCGTCTAGCCCAAAGTTCTAAAACTGCTCCGCTACCAAACATTACACTTGTTAACATGAAATTCCTTTCTGGACAAAACATCGCCTCTTCAACTGAATATTATCGTTTTATGAGTAAATACGGGATGCCGGGAGGTGGTTTAAGTATTATTACCGAAACGATCTTGAAGCAATGACCTGATTATGTAGCCCTAAATGGTAAGCTAGGCGCTAAGACAAATGACCCAATTAATAACTTTAAAGCTTTACAAAGTTTTTATGCTAAACTTACTAATTCAATTGGTCTTTCAATTACTAATACCTACTACGATACTTCTAACACTACCGATGCACCATGATGGAATATGACAGATGATCAAAAAATTGCTTCTTTCAACGAAGGTGGTCAAAGCAAAAATCCTGCTACCAATCTTCAAACTGTTTGGACAAACACCCAAAAGGAGCAGAAATCAAATTGAAATAGTAAACTTTGAGATAACTTAACAATTCCAGAAGATTTTGGTTTCACTAATAACGAATATGGAGTCGGAGCATTTAGAATTCTTCCACCCCAAGCCGTCAAGCCTAGTGAATATCTCGAAGATTATTATCTAACTGTAAAAGCAGAGGATTTGAGTGAAGCCGACCTCAACACGATATTAAGTAAATTTGTTATTTGGTATGGTTCGCTTGTAAGTAATCGTCCTGACCAAGGAATAGTTCAAGCAGCTTATTCACGACCCCCATATTTTGTCCAACAGTTTTTAAAAGAGGCTTACCAAAATGAAACCACTTATAACCAAAGTTTTGGTGTTGTTTCATATAATCCCGAACTTGAACAAACTGGTACTTTGATGCGCGTTCGTGACCAAAAAGGATCAAGTTTTAAAATTTATGGAACCAAAGAAAATAATCCTTATATGAATTTATTTGACAAAAAAAATAATAATCTTCTCAAAAAACTTTATGAATCAAACATTGACCAAAGTTTAGTTATTAATAAATCGCTAGCAAAAAGGTTGAAACTTAAAGTTGGTGATAGCATCCCCTTAACGGTTTTACAAAAAGAACTAAAAGCAAATGGTGAAACTGTCAATATGAACCAATGGAATCTTGGCAAACAACGAAATGTTGGTGATGATGATGGTAAATTTACCCAAATTAATAATTTGAGTAATAATGATGTTTCGTTAAGTGTTGGTGGGAAGAAACTTAAATTATTTCCTGGGCTTCTTTCTCCAAACGACCCAGCTCCATATTATGAAGCTATTTTAAATAACACTCTCGTCAATGAAGATTTGGAAACCAATTTAGACTTCAAAGTCGTAGGTATTCATGAAGGTTATGGAGAATCTCAAGCTTGAATGAAGGAAGCAGAAGTTAAAAAAATCCTCCAACTTGATAAAATGGATGATTATAATTGGAAGAATTTCTTTTCATGGCAGTGAGGAAGCACTTTCGCTTCGGATTGAAAAATTAACGGAGAAACTATATCAGGCGATCCTAATTTAGATTTAACTAATGGTAAATTAGATTATCAAGACTTTTTAACTCAATATGTTAAGAGTGACAAAGCTGATAAGCGGAAAAAGGGAAGAATAATTAACCAAATCTTCCATAATGCTTTCCCGATTTTTAACTATAAATATTCAAATAAGGATGATATTGGGGATCTCAAAAGTATTGTGGCTACTTATCAGCCGTATGGAGATTATTCGCCAATTGCCATGCAAGGGATTACCGCTAATGGCACTAATGTAACTAAAAGTTACGATGGAATGGGTGAAGGGGCAATGAATAATATTATTCCGACTGCTACCTCTAAAGCCATTCTGGCACAAATTTCGGATTTAGTAATGTTAATTCTAATTCTAGCGATTGTGGCTATCCTCTTAATTGCTTTTGTTATTATTCTGTTAACGACGTCATTAATTATTGATGATAATAGTCGTTTTATTGCCACCTTAAAAGTCCTCGGTTACTCTAACCCTTACATTGTTAAAACGGTTTTAGGAATGTACTTTGTATTAATTGCCGTTGTTTATATCGTCGGATTTATTATTGGTTGGTTTGTTTACGCTGCCATTATTAATTCATTAGTCGCTTCAATAGTGTTACCAATTTATTTCCCAATCTGGTTACCTTTTGCTGTTGCTGGAGGAATTATTGGTGTTTACGGAATTACGATTGCAGTTGGCTTTAATTCGATTAGCAAAACAAACCCAATTTTCTTATTACAAACAAATGCTCTCTAA
- a CDS encoding Fur family transcriptional regulator, with protein sequence MKDHLKLTSKQEKTLKRLEEVLKQQNVRLTKGRLEILKIIIVKEHPTLNDIIAVLEETGHKVNVMSVYNTLDMLLDKHIIYANIFNGKQICYEPRVQESYHLKCDSCQEVHHIDHLGQFGEFFKSLTKSSEVVGWNCDHFKIEIHGTCPKCHEDLLKKNH encoded by the coding sequence TTGAAAGATCACCTAAAGCTAACTAGTAAGCAAGAAAAAACACTCAAACGCCTTGAGGAAGTGCTTAAGCAACAAAATGTTCGTTTGACAAAAGGGCGTTTGGAAATTCTTAAAATTATTATTGTGAAAGAACATCCTACCCTTAACGACATTATTGCTGTTCTAGAAGAAACCGGCCATAAGGTAAATGTAATGAGTGTTTATAATACACTAGATATGTTGTTGGATAAACACATTATTTACGCCAATATTTTTAACGGCAAACAAATTTGTTATGAACCACGAGTGCAAGAATCTTACCATTTGAAATGTGATTCTTGTCAAGAGGTTCATCACATCGATCACCTTGGTCAATTCGGCGAATTTTTTAAAAGTTTGACTAAATCTAGTGAAGTAGTTGGTTGAAATTGTGATCATTTCAAAATTGAAATCCACGGGACTTGTCCTAAATGTCATGAGGACCTCCTGAAAAAAAATCACTAA
- the coaD gene encoding pantetheine-phosphate adenylyltransferase → MVTKGSPATPNGSQVMKKAIFAGSFDPFHQGHLEILRKATKLFDEVWVVVSRNPNKEDQVKLENRYLMVKKYLKREPKVKVKKNPDLLTIEYAHRYKIPFLVRGVRDEKDFAKELELAQDNHLLGSDVETVLLISDPKMKKISSSGLKEIADFRASVESKVGC, encoded by the coding sequence ATGGTAACTAAAGGTTCCCCAGCCACCCCTAATGGTTCCCAAGTCATGAAAAAGGCAATTTTTGCCGGGAGTTTTGATCCCTTCCATCAAGGTCATTTAGAGATTTTGCGCAAAGCCACAAAACTTTTTGATGAAGTTTGAGTTGTGGTAAGTCGCAATCCAAACAAAGAAGACCAAGTTAAGTTGGAGAATCGTTATTTAATGGTAAAAAAATACCTTAAACGCGAACCAAAAGTGAAAGTGAAAAAAAATCCTGATCTTTTAACAATTGAATATGCTCATCGTTATAAAATACCTTTTTTAGTTCGGGGCGTTCGTGATGAAAAAGATTTTGCTAAGGAATTAGAGTTAGCACAAGATAATCATCTTCTTGGGTCAGATGTTGAAACTGTGCTCTTAATTTCCGATCCAAAGATGAAGAAAATTTCTTCAAGTGGTTTGAAAGAAATTGCTGATTTTCGTGCTTCTGTCGAAAGTAAAGTAGGTTGTTAA
- the leuS gene encoding leucine--tRNA ligase has translation MEFSHSAIEKKWQKKWQEDKVNNTTNNKEQKAYVLDMFPYPSGAGLHVGHVKGYTATDVYARYKRMQGFDVLHPIGWDAFGLPAEQYALKTGNDPRDFTLKNIDTFRQQLQRLGFSYDFDKEINTANPNFYKITQQIFQEFYKLGLAELRDVEVNWCPDLGTVLANDEVITVDGKMVSERGNCPVVKKKMRQWVLKITKYADQLLAGLEDLDWPQSVKDLQKNWIGKSEGFIIDFSITSPEKETINLPVFTTRADTIFGATYLVLAPEHPLVKQLTTPSQKKFVEDYQVVTKQKSDLERKDESKEKTGVFLGSYAVNPFTNEKIPVWIADYVLNDYGTGIIMAVPAHDPRDWDFATKFDLPKRFVIETKDESKAFVGEGKHINSDFLNGLNRQESLKVIGDKIEKQKIGKPQVNYKLRDWLFSRQRFYGEPFPIFYTNDGKIGLVDLTDLPVNLPDVSYIKPSNDGQSPLANVNDWVNTQYNGQTVKRETNTMPNSAGSSWYFLAYLLTNKPNELIDLKSDEAKERFKKWLPIDLYIGGQEHAVGHLLYARFWTHVLYDLGLVSVKEPFQRLYNQGMILGPDGRKMSKSWGNVINPDDVIRSHGADTLRLYEMFMGPLDASLPWSYDGLDAALKWLDRGYRFVKNQTFKDSNNGNLDYVYNDVVQKITTMVEDLKLNTAISQLMILLNAFYKEEPGTIYRPYVEGFVKMLSPFAPHLASEMWTLLGHEDHVVLAPWPKADLTKIQRKTTAIAIQINGKLRGTIEVPLNTEANQLLKLAKEQPNVAKFLTNQTIVKEIVIPNKIINFVVKG, from the coding sequence ATGGAATTTTCACATAGTGCCATAGAAAAAAAATGGCAAAAAAAATGGCAAGAAGATAAGGTGAATAACACTACTAATAACAAAGAACAAAAAGCTTATGTTTTGGATATGTTTCCTTACCCTTCTGGAGCAGGCCTCCATGTAGGCCATGTCAAAGGTTATACTGCAACCGATGTTTATGCTCGTTATAAGCGCATGCAAGGTTTTGATGTGCTTCATCCTATTGGTTGGGATGCTTTTGGTTTACCAGCCGAACAATATGCCCTTAAGACCGGGAACGATCCCCGCGATTTTACTCTTAAGAATATTGATACTTTCCGCCAGCAACTCCAACGTTTGGGTTTTTCTTATGATTTTGATAAGGAAATAAATACTGCTAATCCTAATTTTTACAAAATTACCCAACAAATTTTTCAAGAATTCTACAAACTAGGATTGGCTGAATTAAGAGATGTAGAAGTTAATTGATGTCCTGACTTAGGAACGGTTTTAGCAAATGACGAAGTGATTACTGTTGATGGCAAAATGGTTAGTGAACGTGGTAATTGTCCAGTTGTTAAAAAGAAAATGCGTCAATGGGTCTTAAAAATCACCAAATATGCCGACCAGCTTTTAGCTGGTTTAGAAGATCTTGATTGACCACAATCTGTGAAAGATTTGCAAAAAAATTGGATTGGTAAATCAGAAGGTTTCATCATTGATTTCTCAATCACCAGTCCAGAAAAAGAAACAATCAATTTGCCTGTCTTTACAACCCGTGCCGATACAATTTTCGGAGCCACTTATTTAGTATTGGCTCCAGAACACCCACTTGTTAAGCAACTTACTACTCCTTCACAAAAGAAATTTGTTGAAGATTACCAAGTGGTAACCAAACAAAAAAGTGATTTAGAACGAAAGGATGAATCGAAAGAAAAAACCGGAGTCTTTTTAGGTAGTTATGCCGTTAATCCCTTCACTAATGAAAAAATCCCCGTTTGGATAGCCGACTACGTTCTCAATGATTATGGGACAGGTATCATTATGGCTGTTCCAGCACATGACCCTCGTGATTGAGACTTTGCTACAAAATTTGATTTGCCAAAACGCTTTGTGATTGAAACTAAAGATGAATCAAAAGCTTTTGTTGGAGAAGGAAAACATATTAATTCAGACTTTCTCAATGGTTTGAACCGCCAAGAATCGCTAAAGGTAATTGGTGACAAAATTGAGAAACAGAAAATTGGTAAACCACAAGTAAACTATAAACTTCGCGATTGACTATTTTCGCGTCAACGTTTTTATGGGGAACCCTTCCCAATTTTCTATACTAATGACGGAAAAATTGGTTTAGTCGACTTAACTGATCTTCCAGTCAATTTACCCGATGTTTCTTATATAAAACCTTCTAATGATGGTCAATCACCATTAGCCAATGTAAACGATTGAGTTAATACTCAATATAATGGTCAAACGGTTAAACGTGAAACTAATACGATGCCTAATTCTGCTGGGTCATCGTGATATTTCTTAGCTTACCTTCTAACTAATAAACCCAATGAACTAATTGATTTAAAAAGTGACGAAGCCAAGGAAAGATTTAAAAAGTGATTACCAATTGACCTTTATATCGGTGGTCAAGAACATGCTGTTGGTCATTTGCTTTATGCCCGTTTTTGAACTCATGTCCTTTATGATTTAGGGCTTGTTTCTGTTAAGGAACCCTTCCAACGTCTTTATAATCAGGGAATGATTTTAGGACCTGATGGTAGAAAAATGTCTAAATCCTGAGGGAATGTGATTAACCCTGATGATGTAATTCGTTCTCATGGAGCCGATACCTTAAGACTTTATGAAATGTTCATGGGACCTTTAGATGCTTCACTGCCTTGGAGTTATGATGGACTGGATGCGGCCTTAAAATGATTGGACCGAGGTTATCGTTTCGTCAAAAACCAAACTTTCAAGGATTCCAATAATGGCAATTTGGATTATGTCTATAACGATGTAGTCCAAAAAATCACCACGATGGTTGAGGATTTGAAACTCAATACCGCTATTTCCCAATTAATGATTCTTTTAAATGCCTTTTATAAAGAAGAGCCAGGGACTATTTATCGGCCTTATGTGGAAGGCTTTGTGAAAATGCTAAGTCCATTTGCTCCTCACTTAGCAAGTGAAATGTGAACATTACTTGGTCATGAAGACCACGTGGTGCTTGCTCCATGACCGAAAGCTGATTTAACGAAAATTCAAAGAAAAACTACCGCTATCGCTATCCAAATTAATGGCAAGTTACGTGGAACTATTGAAGTACCACTTAATACTGAGGCTAATCAATTATTAAAATTGGCGAAAGAACAGCCAAATGTAGCTAAATTCTTAACTAACCAAACTATCGTCAAGGAAATAGTAATTCCTAATAAAATAATTAATTTTGTAGTTAAAGGCTAA
- a CDS encoding acyl carrier protein, with protein MKIYDEIIKTLKARGVKQSLTKNSRFQDLGIDSLDLMDMVIKMEKQLNIRIADEDLLTIKTIGDLTNALEKLLK; from the coding sequence ATGAAAATTTATGACGAAATCATCAAAACTTTAAAAGCCCGTGGCGTTAAGCAAAGTTTAACCAAAAATAGTCGTTTCCAAGATTTAGGAATTGATTCTTTAGATTTAATGGATATGGTTATCAAAATGGAAAAACAATTAAATATTCGCATTGCCGATGAAGACCTATTAACTATTAAAACTATTGGCGATTTAACCAATGCTTTAGAAAAACTTTTGAAATAA
- a CDS encoding PTS transporter subunit EIIC has product MANSANKQNFLVPLSQPQGPMKKRHRFNQVMSEIINPIIPAFIGAGLLGGVGNLISSFGPDNPSTVAWSNFFSLLLNLLTSLFIILIGWNAGKKFGTQAAITALIAALYCNFVALNIGQLFVLKDEYYHFLNWQIPRQDLDKYWITKGLMVINNDGSLTLGAPRAGLIGAFFAIAFAIGLEKLFNRFIKGFWQLLITPTLVMLLTLLVSFLVIIPLGYYFFTGLTWLFLHLYQNPFGAALLGGTYLMAVMFGIHQGFFPIYLMLFTSTGLNSLFPIMIMGAASQVGVGLALLIIAKKQHQKPLQEKILGALVPALFGITEPLTYGITMPRGKPLYLSCLGGFVGGFLIGALNTWFGIELGVTAPITPGGLTALLLITTSAHQTALAMLIYLVLLITMYLLGFGLGFIGYSACFRFASQKKYLESQGKQGYVKKSRYYCWYYLGGCFWYAFYLYPKLPHEEKKAWKAFVLV; this is encoded by the coding sequence ATGGCTAATTCTGCTAATAAACAAAACTTCTTAGTGCCACTTTCGCAACCGCAAGGTCCTATGAAAAAAAGGCACCGTTTTAACCAAGTCATGAGTGAAATTATTAACCCGATTATTCCAGCCTTTATTGGGGCTGGACTTTTGGGTGGTGTAGGCAATTTGATTAGTTCTTTTGGCCCAGATAATCCCTCGACAGTTGCGTGAAGCAACTTTTTTAGTCTTTTATTAAATCTACTGACTAGTCTTTTTATTATTTTGATTGGTTGGAATGCTGGTAAAAAGTTTGGCACCCAAGCCGCTATTACAGCCTTAATAGCAGCTTTATATTGCAATTTTGTTGCATTAAATATCGGTCAACTTTTCGTTCTTAAAGATGAATATTATCACTTCCTTAACTGACAAATTCCTCGTCAAGATCTTGATAAATACTGAATTACTAAAGGTTTAATGGTAATTAATAACGACGGTTCTTTGACACTTGGCGCTCCACGAGCTGGTTTGATTGGTGCTTTTTTTGCGATAGCCTTTGCCATTGGTCTTGAAAAATTATTCAATCGCTTTATCAAGGGATTTTGACAACTCTTAATCACTCCAACTTTAGTGATGCTACTAACATTACTGGTAAGTTTCTTAGTTATTATTCCTCTCGGTTATTATTTTTTCACTGGTTTAACTTGGCTCTTTTTGCACCTTTACCAAAATCCCTTTGGCGCTGCTTTGCTTGGGGGAACTTACCTTATGGCGGTAATGTTTGGTATTCATCAAGGGTTTTTTCCCATTTATTTAATGCTTTTCACCTCTACAGGCTTAAATAGCCTTTTCCCAATTATGATTATGGGAGCTGCCTCACAAGTTGGAGTCGGTTTAGCTTTGTTAATAATCGCCAAAAAGCAGCACCAAAAACCATTACAAGAAAAAATTTTGGGAGCTTTAGTGCCAGCTTTGTTTGGTATTACGGAGCCCCTAACGTATGGCATCACGATGCCCCGAGGAAAACCCCTCTATTTATCTTGTTTGGGAGGTTTTGTGGGCGGCTTTTTAATTGGTGCCCTCAATACTTGGTTTGGAATAGAACTCGGTGTTACGGCCCCAATTACGCCCGGAGGATTAACAGCTTTATTATTAATTACGACTTCCGCTCACCAAACAGCTTTAGCTATGTTAATCTATTTAGTTTTATTAATCACCATGTATCTTCTTGGTTTTGGGCTTGGTTTTATCGGCTATAGTGCTTGTTTTCGTTTTGCGAGCCAAAAAAAATATCTCGAAAGCCAAGGCAAGCAGGGCTATGTTAAAAAAAGCCGTTACTATTGTTGATATTATCTCGGTGGTTGTTTTTGGTATGCCTTTTACCTCTATCCCAAACTTCCTCACGAAGAAAAAAAGGCTTGAAAAGCCTTTGTCCTTGTTTAA
- a CDS encoding phosphopantothenoylcysteine decarboxylase domain-containing protein: MKKILITAGRTTEKIDAVRGITNFATGRLGAILARKIHHRSEVETIFFVTSEVYLIKQLADLPKVKTYLIKTSQDLKETCERILKMDAIDLIIPTMAVSDFFVREIVSTNSFLSWITQEQHRFTNDYLSNQNLLNEWLNQLKDNQYQTQKISSDQEPILFLTKAPKLITLFHEWSPKSYFVGFKLIADGTGDEIDRQWAAEVMVKNHYDLLVVNDWYKIKESQHQALILDNDENVYQVQTKEELAEKVISLIDQQNKGSKKVLCNHQKN, encoded by the coding sequence ATGAAAAAGATTTTAATTACGGCCGGACGAACAACAGAAAAAATTGATGCAGTGCGCGGAATCACTAATTTTGCCACCGGCCGATTAGGAGCAATCCTTGCGCGGAAAATTCACCATCGTTCCGAAGTGGAAACCATCTTTTTTGTCACTTCCGAGGTTTATTTAATTAAACAGTTGGCCGATTTACCAAAGGTCAAAACTTATTTAATTAAAACTAGTCAGGACCTCAAAGAAACCTGCGAACGCATTTTAAAGATGGATGCTATCGACTTAATTATTCCAACTATGGCAGTCAGTGATTTTTTTGTTAGAGAAATAGTTTCTACAAATAGCTTTTTGAGTTGAATTACTCAGGAACAACACCGTTTTACAAATGACTATTTATCTAACCAAAACTTGCTTAATGAATGACTTAATCAACTAAAAGATAACCAATATCAAACTCAAAAAATTTCTTCCGACCAAGAACCAATCCTTTTTTTAACCAAAGCGCCAAAATTAATTACTTTATTTCATGAATGATCACCAAAAAGTTACTTCGTTGGTTTTAAACTAATTGCCGATGGTACTGGAGATGAAATTGATAGGCAATGAGCAGCAGAAGTAATGGTTAAAAATCATTATGATTTGTTAGTAGTTAATGATTGGTATAAAATTAAGGAATCACAGCATCAAGCCTTAATTTTAGATAATGACGAAAATGTTTATCAGGTTCAAACAAAAGAAGAATTAGCTGAAAAAGTTATTTCTTTAATTGACCAACAAAACAAAGGGAGCAAAAAAGTTTTATGCAACCATCAAAAAAATTAA